In a single window of the Helicobacter felis ATCC 49179 genome:
- the mtaB gene encoding tRNA (N(6)-L-threonylcarbamoyladenosine(37)-C(2))-methylthiotransferase MtaB: MKQKVYFKTFGCRTNLYDTQVMLAHLKDFERVESLEEAQIVVLNSCTVTNDADYTARAYAKKVHALGKKVYFTGCGANSQGLKLFEQGHAFGVFGHDRKEQINALLQTPEKFFYADSLTYVERSIVPDFVGKTRAFVKIQEGCDFKCSYCVIPLVRGKSRSLIEDQILDQVRVLAQKGIVEIVLTGTNVGSYGKETRSNIARLIQKIARIEGIKRVRIGSLEPSQIDAEFLELLDHPILEKHLHIALQHSHDTMLKHMRRRNRTHSDRALLEKIASKGFALGTDFIVGHPYESEEIWQSALENFKQLPLTHIHPFIYSPRSGTLSSTMQNRVNGKIAKERLQIIKTQVQTNNHAFRQQVKAEQHVLEVLIESYKGGLYHGSDQYFNPIEIRAKEDLRGQWIHVSDYDVREDKNYALFE, encoded by the coding sequence ATGAAACAGAAAGTCTATTTTAAAACCTTTGGTTGCCGCACTAATCTTTACGACACGCAGGTCATGTTAGCGCACTTGAAAGACTTTGAGCGCGTGGAGTCTTTAGAAGAGGCGCAAATTGTGGTGCTCAATTCCTGCACGGTAACCAATGATGCCGATTACACCGCGCGCGCCTATGCTAAAAAGGTGCATGCTTTGGGCAAAAAGGTGTATTTTACCGGGTGTGGAGCGAATTCTCAAGGCTTGAAACTTTTTGAGCAAGGGCATGCCTTTGGAGTCTTTGGACACGATCGCAAGGAGCAAATCAATGCCCTACTCCAAACCCCAGAAAAATTTTTCTATGCAGATAGTCTAACCTATGTAGAGCGTAGCATTGTGCCCGATTTTGTCGGCAAAACCCGCGCCTTTGTCAAAATCCAAGAAGGCTGTGATTTCAAATGCAGTTATTGCGTGATCCCCCTAGTGCGGGGCAAGTCTAGGAGTTTGATCGAGGATCAAATTTTAGATCAAGTGCGCGTTTTAGCACAAAAGGGCATTGTAGAAATTGTCTTGACAGGGACCAATGTAGGGAGTTATGGCAAGGAAACCCGTAGCAATATCGCCCGCCTGATTCAAAAAATCGCGCGCATTGAGGGGATTAAGCGCGTGCGCATTGGCAGTCTTGAACCTAGTCAGATCGATGCAGAATTTTTAGAACTGCTCGATCACCCCATTTTAGAAAAGCATTTACATATTGCCCTGCAGCACAGCCATGACACTATGCTCAAACACATGCGGCGGCGCAACCGCACGCACAGCGATCGCGCCCTCTTAGAGAAGATCGCTTCTAAGGGCTTTGCGCTAGGCACGGATTTCATTGTAGGACACCCTTATGAAAGTGAGGAAATTTGGCAAAGCGCGTTGGAGAATTTTAAGCAGCTCCCCCTCACACACATCCATCCCTTTATTTATAGTCCGCGCTCAGGCACACTCTCTAGCACAATGCAGAATCGAGTCAATGGCAAAATAGCTAAAGAAAGACTACAGATTATTAAAACACAGGTACAGACCAATAACCACGCCTTCCGCCAGCAGGTGAAAGCAGAGCAACATGTCTTGGAAGTGTTGATAGAAAGTTACAAAGGGGGGCTTTATCATGGAAGCGACCAGTATTTTAACCCCATAGAAATCCGCGCCAAAGAGGATTTGCGCGGACAATGGATTCATGTGAGTGATTATGATGTACGAGAAGATAAAAACTATGCGCTTTTTGAATAA
- the tgt gene encoding tRNA guanosine(34) transglycosylase Tgt, with translation MDVKLDAQEGHARALSLNLAHGCVQTPIFMPVGTQASVKSLDAQDLQALHAPIILGNTYHLYLRPTPERIAKLGGLHGFSGFKGNFLTDSGGFQAFSLRSNTKEHEEGIVFKSHIDGSSHFFTPAKVLDIQYALNSDICMVLDDLVGLPASYDRLLKAVQKTTAWAQKSLEHHMRYARPNNHIFAIVQGGVNLELRTQSALDLSALDFDGFAIGGLAVGESAQEMYETIVHTTPLLPAHKPRYLMGVGTPQDLLEAIDLGVDMFDCVMPTRNARNGTLFTMQGKISIKNTHHKDSDMPLDSACACHTCTHYSKAYLHHLFKARELSYFRLASLHNLHFYLELVRGAREAILQGHYASYKTCMLERLG, from the coding sequence ATGGATGTAAAATTGGACGCTCAGGAGGGACACGCGCGCGCACTAAGCCTTAATCTCGCGCATGGATGTGTGCAAACCCCCATTTTTATGCCTGTGGGCACACAAGCAAGTGTTAAAAGTTTGGACGCACAAGACCTGCAAGCCCTGCACGCTCCCATTATTCTAGGCAATACCTACCACCTCTATTTGCGCCCCACCCCTGAGCGCATCGCTAAGTTGGGTGGTTTGCACGGCTTTAGCGGTTTTAAGGGGAATTTTTTAACCGATAGTGGGGGTTTTCAAGCCTTCTCTTTGCGATCTAATACAAAAGAACATGAGGAGGGAATTGTTTTTAAATCTCATATTGATGGAAGCAGCCACTTTTTCACTCCTGCTAAGGTGCTAGACATTCAATATGCTCTTAATAGCGACATTTGCATGGTATTAGATGATTTAGTAGGCTTGCCCGCTTCCTATGATCGTCTCTTAAAGGCGGTGCAAAAAACCACCGCTTGGGCGCAAAAAAGCTTAGAACATCACATGCGCTATGCCCGCCCTAACAACCATATCTTTGCTATTGTGCAAGGGGGGGTTAATTTAGAGCTACGCACCCAAAGCGCGCTGGATTTAAGCGCGCTAGATTTTGATGGCTTTGCTATCGGCGGGCTGGCAGTGGGCGAGAGTGCGCAAGAGATGTATGAGACCATTGTCCACACTACCCCCCTTTTGCCCGCGCACAAGCCCCGCTATTTAATGGGCGTGGGCACACCTCAAGATTTATTAGAAGCTATTGATTTAGGGGTGGACATGTTTGATTGTGTGATGCCCACGCGCAACGCTAGAAATGGCACGCTGTTCACCATGCAGGGCAAAATTAGTATTAAAAACACCCACCACAAAGACAGCGACATGCCCCTAGATTCTGCGTGCGCCTGCCATACTTGCACACATTATTCTAAGGCGTATTTGCACCATTTATTTAAAGCAAGAGAATTAAGTTATTTTCGCCTAGCCAGTCTGCACAATCTGCATTTTTACTTAGAATTGGTGCGCGGGGCTAGAGAGGCGATTTTACAAGGGCACTATGCAAGTTATAAAACTTGCATGTTAGAGAGATTGGGCTAG
- a CDS encoding mechanosensitive ion channel domain-containing protein → MRWWLLALYFGVLLGSQNASTTKETLMQLQTELTRLEKHLDTNNNIWLKKFNNVESYDQIYEEIQSIQHQLKVLKRKRGGDTLQISTLNHTLQALKHQEELLEQYKINPFKELVEKPQIGTIPFISNPLAIVTGVSFIKTIKAQYATMQRNHKLLVQALELLEQEVSVLTQLKTLQGNNNIAKKLYQEQIKKIELQGAQKLLKTSMDLYAKDIEEASANIQTQIKAQLFKLLYVMLIALASIVLAWVLKIISHKYVQSNERAYTINKAINFINANIIILIFLFAYLENVSYLVTVLGFASAGLAIAMRDLFMSVLGWFTIIVGGNVHVGDRIKVSKEGNTYVGDVLDISMLYITILEDVTLTSYMENDCRAGRIIFIPNNYIFTNLFANYSHFGMKSVWDGVTFCITFDSNHKKAMEIALNTANTHAKQYTEMTYKQLGKMRTKYSLRNTSVNPRVFMALQKDGIQISVWYQTNSYATLALKSKISSDIIQALLQEPDIWIAYSTTKFVQDMGDGFGNKDYLQEKA, encoded by the coding sequence ATGAGGTGGTGGCTCTTAGCTTTATATTTTGGCGTGTTGCTAGGCTCTCAAAATGCTAGCACGACCAAAGAAACCTTAATGCAGCTCCAAACAGAACTCACACGCCTTGAAAAACACCTAGACACCAACAACAACATTTGGCTTAAAAAATTTAATAATGTGGAGAGCTACGATCAAATCTATGAGGAAATCCAAAGTATCCAGCACCAACTCAAGGTGCTCAAACGCAAAAGAGGGGGAGACACTCTACAGATCAGCACCCTAAATCACACTTTGCAGGCTCTCAAACACCAAGAGGAGCTTTTGGAACAATATAAGATCAACCCTTTTAAAGAACTCGTAGAAAAACCCCAAATTGGCACGATTCCCTTCATTAGCAATCCTTTAGCGATTGTAACAGGGGTGTCTTTTATCAAAACCATTAAAGCGCAATATGCAACAATGCAACGCAATCACAAGCTCTTAGTGCAGGCTTTAGAACTCTTAGAGCAAGAAGTGAGTGTGTTGACCCAGTTAAAAACCCTGCAGGGGAATAACAATATCGCTAAAAAGCTTTACCAAGAGCAGATTAAAAAAATCGAATTGCAAGGGGCGCAAAAACTCTTAAAAACTAGCATGGATTTATATGCTAAAGACATCGAAGAAGCTAGTGCTAATATCCAAACCCAAATCAAAGCCCAACTCTTCAAACTCTTGTATGTGATGCTAATCGCCTTGGCAAGTATTGTTCTAGCATGGGTGTTAAAAATCATCAGTCATAAGTATGTCCAAAGCAATGAACGCGCCTATACCATCAACAAAGCGATCAACTTCATCAATGCCAATATTATCATTTTGATTTTTTTATTTGCCTACTTAGAAAATGTATCCTACCTTGTAACTGTGCTAGGGTTTGCTAGCGCGGGGCTTGCCATCGCCATGCGCGATTTATTTATGAGTGTGCTGGGGTGGTTTACTATCATTGTGGGGGGTAATGTGCATGTAGGGGATCGCATCAAAGTTTCCAAGGAAGGAAATACTTATGTAGGCGATGTGCTAGATATTTCCATGCTCTATATCACCATCTTAGAGGATGTTACCCTGACCAGCTACATGGAAAATGATTGTCGGGCAGGGCGCATTATTTTTATCCCCAATAACTATATTTTTACCAATCTCTTTGCCAATTACAGCCACTTTGGCATGAAAAGTGTTTGGGACGGGGTAACTTTTTGCATCACCTTTGATTCTAACCACAAAAAAGCGATGGAAATCGCGCTCAACACCGCCAATACGCACGCCAAACAATATACCGAGATGACTTATAAGCAACTAGGCAAAATGCGCACCAAGTATTCTCTGCGTAACACCAGCGTAAACCCTAGGGTTTTCATGGCTTTGCAAAAAGATGGGATTCAAATTAGCGTGTGGTATCAAACCAACTCTTATGCGACCCTCGCGCTCAAGTCTAAGATTTCTAGTGATATTATCCAAGCTCTTTTGCAAGAACCTGATATTTGGATCGCCTATAGCACGACTAAATTTGTGCAAGATATGGGTGATGGGTTTGGCAATAAGGACTACCTACAGGAAAAAGCATGA
- a CDS encoding AAA family ATPase produces MRFLNKKLIFGALGVLIGAIFVVFLFLRDQVRLVSLKDFNALLHSDKIQSIQMDDHYVYLKINFKIYKTARIGWKDGLEFPTNIPIEILKDGNTTQQVLDLTIIFFFLVLLLLLLRFAWTRKNLPLQTSYDSVLKAQSPPMPSLHATLPSVRFEDVAGTKEVKEELYEIVDYLKNPKKYQDLKIKLPKGVLLVGPPGVGKTMIAKALASEAKVPFFYHSGSAFVQIYVGVGAKRVRELFAKAKAFSPSIVFIDEIDAVGKARGHQRNDEREATLNQLLTEMDGFEESSQVIVIGATNKIDVMDEALLRSGRFDRRIFISLPDLEERIQILDSYLKDKQHSLDCKEVAKICVGFSGAMLASLVNESALNALRHNAQIITMKDILEVKDKIAFGKKKNVALSEQEKNLYALYQSAKAFSAYWLEVEFDKVLLMGDFLIASDQKVRSQSEMNNSIKVYLSGMIILELFFQEHYTLAKDDLKHAFEIAKRMCEDYAMGHKFIGDRSDMEALLGTLYKEQKEFLSNSKIQVQAMAKILLEKEKLSKPQIQEILHSFV; encoded by the coding sequence ATGCGCTTTTTGAATAAAAAGCTGATTTTTGGGGCGTTGGGGGTGTTGATAGGGGCAATTTTTGTGGTGTTTTTGTTCTTGCGCGATCAGGTCAGATTGGTCAGTCTGAAAGATTTCAACGCGCTTTTACATTCAGATAAAATCCAAAGTATCCAGATGGATGACCATTATGTCTATCTTAAAATAAATTTTAAAATCTACAAGACCGCGCGGATAGGTTGGAAAGATGGCTTAGAGTTTCCCACCAATATCCCTATTGAAATCCTCAAAGATGGCAATACAACCCAACAAGTCTTAGATTTAACCATCATCTTCTTTTTCCTTGTGTTGCTATTATTGCTCCTGCGCTTTGCATGGACGCGCAAAAATCTCCCCTTGCAAACCAGTTATGATAGCGTGCTCAAAGCTCAGAGTCCGCCCATGCCCTCTTTGCACGCCACTCTGCCTAGCGTGCGCTTTGAAGATGTCGCGGGCACTAAGGAGGTCAAGGAGGAGCTTTATGAGATCGTAGACTATCTCAAAAACCCCAAGAAATACCAAGATCTAAAGATCAAACTACCTAAAGGCGTGCTTTTGGTAGGACCCCCGGGGGTGGGCAAGACAATGATTGCTAAAGCCCTAGCTTCTGAAGCCAAAGTGCCCTTCTTTTATCATAGCGGAAGCGCGTTTGTGCAAATTTATGTGGGCGTGGGGGCTAAGAGGGTGCGTGAACTCTTTGCTAAGGCTAAAGCCTTTAGCCCTTCAATCGTTTTCATCGATGAGATTGACGCGGTGGGCAAGGCTAGAGGCCACCAGCGCAATGACGAGAGGGAAGCTACGCTCAACCAGCTTTTAACCGAGATGGACGGCTTTGAGGAAAGCTCTCAAGTGATTGTGATTGGGGCGACCAATAAAATTGATGTGATGGATGAAGCCTTGCTACGCAGTGGGCGTTTTGATCGGCGCATTTTTATCTCTCTGCCCGATTTAGAAGAACGCATACAGATTTTAGATTCTTATCTCAAGGACAAGCAACATAGCCTAGATTGTAAAGAAGTGGCTAAAATCTGCGTGGGCTTTAGCGGGGCGATGTTAGCCTCTTTGGTCAATGAGAGCGCGCTCAACGCTCTGCGCCACAACGCCCAAATCATCACCATGAAGGACATTTTAGAGGTCAAGGATAAGATCGCCTTTGGCAAGAAGAAAAATGTTGCCCTGAGTGAGCAAGAAAAAAATCTCTATGCTCTGTATCAAAGTGCTAAGGCATTTAGTGCCTACTGGCTAGAAGTGGAATTTGACAAGGTCTTGTTGATGGGAGATTTTTTGATTGCTAGCGATCAAAAGGTGCGTAGCCAAAGCGAGATGAACAATAGTATCAAGGTGTATCTAAGTGGGATGATCATCCTAGAGTTATTTTTTCAAGAGCACTACACCTTAGCCAAAGACGATCTCAAACATGCCTTTGAAATCGCCAAGCGCATGTGTGAGGATTACGCGATGGGGCATAAATTCATCGGGGATCGCTCCGACATGGAGGCGTTGCTAGGCACATTGTATAAAGAGCAAAAGGAATTTTTGAGCAATTCTAAAATACAGGTGCAGGCGATGGCTAAAATCTTGCTAGAAAAAGAAAAGCTCTCCAAGCCCCAAATCCAAGAGATTTTACATTCCTTTGTATGA
- a CDS encoding mechanosensitive ion channel family protein, protein MGLRILVFLCLLCVGLYAQLDPSALKAQLESLDKQLEPNTWVQKFKNFEHYQQLSLQIRHLQGQLRTLKIKGGHGLETSALEHNLQSLQHQQKLLESYKNPPFKELVEKPPILNTPTITNPFAIIGGLSFLKSLQGHYKIMQANLGSLKHALTLIQEKRALLEQLNALSPKPQLSAQISQEQVKILEFQSAQNLLSASIESYAKDVQATRANLQDQIKDQLFKLAWVVLAALGSVLLAWLLKRLSHKYLSGDERAYTINKAINFINANVIVLIFLFAYLENISYLITFLGFASAGFAIAMRDVFMSALGWLSILIKGSVHVGDRVGITKDGNTYVGDVLDISMLNITILEDVTLTTYTKNNGCAGRIIFVPNNYIFTGLFSNYTHLGLNAIWDSIDFLLPFGSNYQHAIDIALKIATMHSQPYSQATRTRLNKMRAKYALRALDSEPKIALMPEKEGLRLHVSYLVNAYDTLSLRSAIALEITQAFEQADDIFITPKSAS, encoded by the coding sequence ATGGGCTTAAGAATCCTTGTTTTTTTATGTTTGCTATGCGTAGGGCTATATGCTCAGTTAGACCCTAGTGCGCTCAAAGCCCAGCTAGAGAGTTTGGACAAACAGCTCGAACCCAACACATGGGTGCAAAAATTCAAGAATTTTGAACATTACCAACAGCTCTCTTTGCAGATTCGCCACTTGCAAGGACAGCTTAGGACTCTCAAGATCAAGGGAGGACATGGCCTGGAGACAAGCGCGTTAGAACACAATTTACAGAGTCTCCAACACCAACAAAAACTTTTAGAATCTTATAAAAACCCTCCCTTTAAAGAGTTAGTAGAAAAACCCCCCATTCTCAACACTCCCACTATCACCAACCCCTTTGCCATTATCGGAGGACTCTCTTTTCTCAAGAGCTTACAAGGGCATTATAAAATCATGCAGGCCAATTTAGGGAGCTTGAAACACGCTTTAACTCTAATTCAAGAAAAACGCGCCCTCTTAGAACAACTCAACGCCCTCAGTCCTAAGCCACAACTCAGCGCACAAATCTCCCAAGAGCAAGTGAAAATCCTCGAATTTCAAAGCGCGCAAAATCTCTTAAGTGCGAGTATTGAGAGTTATGCTAAAGATGTGCAGGCCACGCGCGCCAATCTCCAAGATCAGATCAAAGATCAACTTTTTAAATTGGCTTGGGTGGTGTTGGCTGCTTTGGGGAGTGTGTTATTGGCTTGGTTGCTCAAACGCTTGAGTCATAAATACTTGAGCGGAGATGAGCGCGCTTACACCATTAATAAGGCGATCAACTTTATCAATGCCAATGTCATTGTTTTAATCTTCCTGTTTGCTTATTTGGAAAATATCTCTTATCTCATCACTTTCTTAGGTTTTGCCAGCGCGGGGTTTGCTATTGCTATGCGGGATGTCTTCATGAGCGCGCTAGGGTGGCTATCCATCTTAATTAAGGGAAGTGTGCATGTGGGCGATCGGGTTGGGATTACTAAAGATGGAAATACCTATGTGGGCGATGTGTTGGACATTTCCATGCTCAATATCACCATTTTAGAAGATGTAACTCTCACTACCTACACAAAAAATAATGGGTGTGCCGGGCGCATTATCTTTGTGCCCAATAACTACATTTTTACCGGACTCTTTTCTAATTACACGCATTTGGGCCTCAATGCGATATGGGATAGCATAGACTTCTTGCTCCCTTTTGGCTCTAATTACCAACACGCTATAGACATTGCCCTAAAAATTGCCACCATGCACTCTCAACCTTACAGCCAAGCCACCCGCACACGCTTAAATAAGATGCGCGCCAAATACGCCCTGCGCGCCTTGGATTCTGAGCCTAAAATAGCCCTCATGCCTGAAAAAGAGGGGTTGCGCTTGCATGTTTCCTACTTGGTGAACGCTTATGACACGCTGAGTTTGCGCTCTGCGATCGCCCTAGAGATCACTCAGGCGTTCGAACAGGCGGATGACATTTTCATCACCCCTAAGTCTGCCTCATGA
- a CDS encoding COG3400 family protein, which translates to MKRVMLILEGVIAKNFIEVVATKYFSNNFYLVIAKNSSCLPASLPSTFVVHYFDPTSAYHLHPLLDAQVSDVFLIMGDTKEQQAVYEIIRQKNKEVRLVVALKSGAKWEGNKDDKLLLMDNAQIIANKCIAKIPNVPNVPQGFGLEQGEVMEIGVPFGSVFAYRHIGALRQKDYRIVGIYRKNKFFLSSPSTIIQPRDQLLVAGNPEVLNNVYLQVKSNVGQFPVPFGRDIYLYIDMHLQNPQAIERDLKQALFLHENLKSLALYIHVLNPKIGASEMRAIEKEDIHVHLDFSGSTFHEKLHLDSQKKIGLVVVGKEIFSCTQNRQTLFKITTPIFKTNARGLGEIKKGMVVLNTSMQQSEDISSVMFDVCAQMNLDMLLYDFDPDKRYKVEVIDNYKHLSHIYNRKIKIIRTSMKNPILFLRKLETPVVQFLPFESCITQSKLFWMFSTKVEKIAFLSDLHPQLFIPVAE; encoded by the coding sequence TTGAAAAGGGTGATGCTCATCTTGGAGGGCGTGATCGCTAAAAATTTCATAGAAGTGGTCGCAACCAAGTATTTTAGTAATAATTTCTATCTTGTTATCGCCAAAAATTCTAGCTGTTTGCCCGCAAGTTTGCCTAGCACTTTTGTAGTGCACTATTTTGATCCCACCTCTGCCTACCATTTGCATCCCCTTTTAGACGCGCAAGTGAGCGATGTTTTCCTCATCATGGGAGACACCAAAGAACAACAGGCCGTCTATGAAATTATCCGTCAAAAAAATAAGGAAGTGCGTCTTGTTGTGGCTCTCAAAAGTGGGGCAAAGTGGGAGGGGAACAAAGATGATAAGTTGTTATTAATGGACAATGCTCAGATTATCGCCAATAAATGCATCGCCAAAATTCCCAATGTGCCCAATGTGCCTCAGGGATTTGGGTTAGAGCAGGGGGAAGTGATGGAAATTGGCGTGCCCTTTGGAAGTGTCTTTGCCTACCGCCATATTGGAGCTTTGCGCCAAAAAGATTATAGAATTGTGGGGATTTATCGTAAGAATAAGTTTTTTTTGAGCAGTCCATCGACTATCATTCAGCCCCGCGATCAGCTCTTGGTAGCAGGCAATCCAGAAGTGTTAAACAATGTTTATTTGCAAGTAAAAAGCAATGTAGGGCAATTTCCTGTGCCTTTTGGGCGGGATATTTATTTATACATAGATATGCATTTGCAAAATCCTCAAGCTATCGAGCGCGATCTCAAGCAGGCTCTCTTTTTGCATGAGAATCTAAAAAGTCTGGCCCTCTATATCCATGTTCTCAATCCCAAAATCGGTGCTTCTGAAATGCGTGCTATTGAAAAAGAAGATATCCATGTCCATTTAGATTTTAGTGGAAGCACTTTTCATGAAAAATTGCACTTGGATAGTCAAAAAAAGATCGGCTTGGTAGTGGTGGGTAAGGAAATCTTTAGTTGCACTCAAAACCGCCAAACTCTATTTAAGATCACCACCCCCATTTTTAAAACCAATGCTAGGGGACTGGGCGAAATTAAAAAGGGTATGGTGGTGCTCAATACAAGCATGCAACAGAGCGAAGATATCTCTTCTGTGATGTTTGATGTTTGCGCACAAATGAACTTAGACATGCTATTATACGACTTTGATCCGGACAAGCGCTACAAGGTGGAAGTCATTGACAATTACAAGCATCTCTCCCACATTTATAATCGTAAAATCAAAATTATCCGCACTTCTATGAAAAATCCTATTTTATTTTTAAGAAAGCTTGAAACCCCCGTTGTGCAGTTTTTACCCTTTGAATCCTGCATTACTCAAAGCAAACTCTTTTGGATGTTTTCAACCAAAGTTGAAAAGATTGCCTTTTTGAGCGATCTGCACCCCCAACTTTTTATCCCTGTAGCCGAATGA
- the aroB gene encoding 3-dehydroquinate synthase: protein MMRLDIQTKQGAYAVSIGALPQVKLSCKALVVSDTLVGELYLTSLLKRINATHIVTHLVPTGESFKTWQTLEGILESAFGAHLNRSDCMIALGGGVVSDMVGFASAIYKRGIDFYNIPTTLLAQVDASVGGKTGINNAHGKNLIGAFHPPKAVYIDPSFLKTLPQREFRAGIAEMIKKAICLDASYFEWLGNHPIESHLEEAIFKSVQIKARVVEQDEQEKGLRMGLNYGHTFAHAIEKEGNYTELLHGEAVGIGMRMANALALHLGFLKHTDYMRMETLLRAYGLDLPYQIKNMESFYTTMQQDKKNSSGVRFILPTSIGSFKICDEVPQSVVCEVLRAWA from the coding sequence ATGATGCGCTTAGACATACAGACAAAACAAGGAGCTTATGCTGTGAGCATTGGGGCATTGCCTCAAGTTAAATTGTCCTGTAAAGCTTTGGTTGTGAGCGATACTCTAGTTGGAGAGTTGTATTTGACTTCCTTGCTAAAGCGTATCAATGCAACACACATAGTAACCCACCTAGTGCCCACAGGCGAGTCTTTTAAAACTTGGCAGACTTTGGAGGGTATTTTAGAGAGTGCCTTTGGTGCGCATTTAAATCGATCGGATTGCATGATAGCTTTGGGGGGCGGAGTGGTGAGCGATATGGTGGGCTTTGCTAGCGCGATCTATAAAAGAGGGATTGATTTTTATAATATCCCTACGACCTTGCTCGCCCAAGTGGACGCGAGTGTAGGGGGCAAAACGGGGATTAACAACGCGCATGGGAAAAACCTCATCGGAGCTTTTCATCCGCCTAAAGCCGTTTACATCGATCCTAGTTTTTTAAAAACCTTGCCCCAGCGCGAGTTTAGGGCTGGGATTGCAGAGATGATCAAAAAGGCGATCTGTTTGGACGCGTCCTATTTTGAGTGGTTGGGCAATCACCCCATAGAGTCGCACTTGGAGGAGGCGATTTTTAAAAGCGTGCAAATCAAGGCTAGAGTGGTGGAACAAGATGAGCAGGAAAAAGGCTTGCGTATGGGGCTTAACTATGGCCATACTTTCGCGCATGCCATTGAAAAAGAGGGTAATTATACGGAATTATTGCACGGGGAGGCAGTGGGGATAGGCATGCGCATGGCCAATGCGCTAGCTTTGCACTTGGGTTTTCTTAAGCATACGGATTATATGCGCATGGAGACTTTGTTGCGCGCCTATGGCTTAGACCTACCCTATCAAATCAAAAACATGGAGAGTTTTTATACCACCATGCAACAGGATAAAAAAAATAGCTCAGGGGTGCGTTTCATTTTACCCACAAGCATCGGAAGTTTTAAAATATGCGATGAGGTGCCCCAAAGCGTGGTGTGTGAAGTGCTGAGAGCATGGGCTTAA
- the ftsZ gene encoding cell division protein FtsZ, giving the protein MVNEAGIGVEEIFETNGAKITVIGVGGGGCNTIAHLIATGTYKDITLIAANTDGQALKSSNAKNKIRLGEKVTGGRGAGMRPEVGKQAAQECVEIIKEMVTGADIVFIAAGLGGGTGTGAAPVIAQIAKDAGALTISVVTKPFNFEGRKRAKIAEAGLQELKAVSDSIVVIPNDKLTGFVAKDAGLKASFIHVDSVLAKAVNGISGMIINYGENDINVDFADLKTVMNHRGLALMGIGEATGVNAATVAVENAIASPLFDNVSINGAMGMLINFECHPDYPLLEITAAVSIIESMADENADIIFGTCTSTNTPTDHVRVTIVATGFEKPATPKEEIKSEPSFSLSKSAIEDIKLAGNGETYQGIDLDKPAFLRHQKD; this is encoded by the coding sequence ATGGTGAATGAAGCGGGTATAGGTGTAGAAGAAATCTTTGAAACCAATGGGGCAAAGATTACAGTCATTGGTGTAGGGGGAGGGGGGTGCAATACCATCGCTCATCTCATTGCTACAGGCACTTATAAAGACATCACTCTTATTGCGGCCAATACAGATGGGCAAGCGCTTAAATCTTCAAACGCTAAAAATAAAATCCGTTTGGGGGAAAAGGTAACTGGAGGCAGGGGGGCGGGCATGCGCCCTGAAGTGGGCAAACAAGCTGCCCAAGAATGCGTGGAAATTATTAAAGAGATGGTAACTGGAGCAGACATCGTCTTTATTGCTGCGGGGCTTGGCGGAGGCACAGGCACAGGGGCCGCCCCTGTGATCGCCCAAATTGCTAAAGATGCCGGTGCTCTAACCATCTCTGTAGTTACAAAACCTTTTAATTTTGAAGGGCGTAAGCGGGCTAAGATTGCCGAAGCAGGTTTGCAAGAACTCAAGGCTGTGAGCGATTCGATTGTGGTGATCCCCAATGATAAGCTGACAGGCTTTGTCGCCAAAGATGCTGGTCTTAAAGCCAGCTTTATTCATGTTGATAGCGTATTAGCTAAAGCGGTCAATGGGATTTCCGGGATGATCATCAACTACGGGGAGAACGACATCAATGTGGATTTTGCCGACCTTAAAACGGTGATGAATCACCGTGGATTGGCTTTAATGGGCATTGGAGAAGCCACCGGAGTGAATGCCGCCACAGTGGCAGTAGAAAACGCCATCGCTTCGCCCCTCTTTGACAATGTTTCCATCAATGGCGCGATGGGAATGCTTATCAATTTTGAGTGCCATCCGGATTACCCTCTCCTAGAGATCACCGCTGCAGTGAGCATTATAGAATCTATGGCCGATGAGAATGCGGACATCATCTTTGGGACATGCACCTCCACCAACACACCCACCGATCATGTGAGGGTTACCATCGTAGCAACTGGTTTTGAAAAACCCGCCACTCCTAAAGAAGAAATCAAATCTGAGCCCTCTTTTAGTTTGTCTAAGAGCGCGATAGAAGATATCAAATTAGCCGGCAATGGAGAAACCTATCAAGGTATCGATTTAGATAAGCCCGCCTTTTTGCGCCACCAAAAAGACTAG